A genomic stretch from Streptomyces sp. QL37 includes:
- a CDS encoding polysaccharide deacetylase family protein — protein sequence MDKEDAEPATATSSARWNRLLGFPADARLLIVNCDDFGMCPSVNAGVIESIEEGIAGSCSLMTVCPAAPDAMRLLRRRPGIAFGIHLTMVCETPHRPWGPLTAREKVPSLLDPAGDFFEPTAAGRTALLGRARPDEVETEFRAQIDAVADADLTPTHLDFHCLADGGRDDILDLTVGLAAEYGLAVRVWLEPGLRAVRRRGLPVIDHAFLDSFSLPVEGKAARYGRLLRDLPAGLSEWAVHPGLSGGEPRGGDGDRHVRLTDHEFLTSPEAREAVAREGVTVIDYRAVQRVWAGITGPV from the coding sequence ATGGATAAAGAAGACGCCGAACCCGCGACCGCGACGTCGTCGGCGCGGTGGAACCGGCTTCTCGGGTTCCCGGCCGATGCCCGCCTTCTGATCGTCAACTGCGACGACTTCGGCATGTGTCCCTCGGTCAACGCGGGGGTGATCGAGTCGATCGAGGAGGGAATCGCCGGCTCGTGCAGCCTCATGACCGTGTGTCCGGCGGCGCCGGACGCGATGCGGCTGCTCCGGCGAAGACCGGGGATTGCGTTCGGGATCCACCTCACCATGGTGTGCGAGACGCCCCACCGCCCTTGGGGTCCCCTGACCGCGAGGGAGAAGGTTCCCTCCCTGCTCGACCCGGCGGGCGACTTCTTCGAGCCGACAGCCGCGGGGCGGACCGCCCTGCTCGGCCGCGCCCGGCCCGACGAGGTCGAGACCGAGTTCCGCGCGCAGATCGACGCCGTCGCCGACGCGGACCTCACACCGACCCACCTGGACTTCCACTGCCTGGCCGACGGAGGCCGCGACGACATCCTCGACCTGACCGTGGGGCTGGCCGCGGAGTACGGTCTCGCCGTCCGCGTCTGGCTGGAGCCGGGGCTGCGGGCCGTGCGGCGAAGAGGACTGCCCGTGATCGACCATGCCTTCCTGGACAGCTTCTCCCTCCCGGTCGAGGGCAAGGCGGCCCGTTACGGCCGGCTGCTCCGCGACCTGCCGGCCGGGCTCAGCGAATGGGCCGTCCACCCCGGTCTCTCCGGCGGGGAGCCGCGGGGCGGCGACGGCGACCGCCATGTGCGGCTTACGGACCATGAGTTCCTCACGTCGCCGGAGGCCCGGGAAGCCGTCGCCCGGGAGGGGGTCACCGTGATCGACTACCGGGCCGTCCAGCGTGTGTGGGCCGGGATCACGGGGCCTGTGTGA
- a CDS encoding GNAT family N-acetyltransferase produces the protein MTQAAAPVVRNVDARHRYEILVDDASAGFTAYRDREAQRVFFHTEIDDAFAGRGLASVLVREALSHVRDTGKRIVPVCPYVAKFLKKNEEFSDITDPVTPEILQWLETALAR, from the coding sequence ATGACCCAGGCCGCCGCCCCCGTCGTCCGCAACGTCGACGCCAGGCACCGCTACGAGATCCTGGTCGACGACGCGAGCGCGGGGTTCACCGCCTACCGCGACCGCGAAGCGCAGCGCGTCTTCTTCCACACCGAGATCGACGACGCCTTCGCGGGCCGGGGACTGGCCTCCGTCCTCGTGCGGGAGGCGCTCAGCCACGTACGGGACACGGGCAAGCGGATCGTGCCGGTCTGCCCGTACGTGGCCAAGTTCCTCAAGAAGAACGAGGAGTTCTCCGACATCACCGACCCGGTCACGCCGGAGATCCTGCAGTGGCTGGAGACCGCCCTGGCTCGCTGA
- a CDS encoding glycoside hydrolase family 43 protein produces the protein MVLFDNPVIPGFSPDPSICRVGEDYYVATSSFEYVPGVPLWHSRDLVHWRLIGHALDRPSQLALPDTAPSSCGVYAPTLRHHEGRLWMITTVVAGAGNVLVTAEDPAGPWSDPVRVGIPGIDPDLAWDEEGDCWCVYSDGGIRGVRIDPETGELLGEPVEMWSGSGLQYPEGPHLYRIGDWWYLLLSEGGTERGHAMSVARARTLPGPFEPHPDNPVLSHRSTGHPVQNTGHGDLVQAHDSTWWMVLLGTRPRGDTPGYHGMGRETFLAPVRWEDEWPLPGPLELRAEAPGLDQHPWPAEPHRDDFDSLVPAPCWVTLRRRDPADVRLDERPGHLVLHARADAMDKPGASFVGRRQRDPDCEARTRVDIGEGGRGGLAVRLDEAHHYQVEAEDGVVRAVARIGPLRGTVAERAVPVGPLTLRVDVTTTGVLPPTVTVRPEDSDADAGLRVGGPDTLRLGYETDDGTFEILAELDGRYLTTEVAGGFTGRVIGMYATRGTLAFDWFELRPA, from the coding sequence GTGGTGCTCTTCGACAATCCCGTGATACCCGGCTTCAGCCCGGATCCGAGCATCTGCCGCGTGGGCGAGGACTACTACGTGGCGACGTCCAGCTTCGAGTACGTACCCGGTGTGCCGCTGTGGCACAGCCGGGACCTGGTGCACTGGCGGCTGATCGGGCATGCCCTGGACCGTCCGTCGCAGCTGGCCCTCCCCGACACGGCTCCGTCGTCGTGCGGGGTCTACGCCCCCACGCTGCGGCACCACGAAGGCCGTTTATGGATGATCACGACGGTGGTGGCCGGTGCCGGCAACGTCCTGGTGACCGCCGAGGACCCCGCAGGCCCGTGGTCGGACCCGGTGCGGGTCGGCATACCCGGCATCGACCCCGATCTGGCGTGGGACGAGGAGGGGGACTGCTGGTGCGTGTACTCCGACGGCGGGATCCGAGGGGTGCGTATCGACCCGGAGACGGGCGAACTGCTCGGCGAGCCGGTGGAGATGTGGTCGGGGAGCGGGCTCCAGTATCCCGAGGGCCCGCACCTCTACAGGATCGGCGACTGGTGGTACCTGCTGCTGTCGGAGGGCGGAACGGAACGCGGGCACGCGATGTCCGTCGCCAGGGCCCGCACGCTGCCGGGGCCCTTCGAACCGCACCCGGACAATCCCGTCCTCTCCCACCGCAGTACCGGACACCCGGTGCAGAACACCGGCCACGGCGATCTGGTGCAGGCGCACGACTCCACCTGGTGGATGGTGCTGCTGGGCACCCGGCCGCGCGGGGACACGCCGGGGTACCACGGCATGGGACGGGAGACGTTCCTGGCACCGGTGCGGTGGGAGGACGAGTGGCCACTGCCGGGGCCACTGGAACTCCGCGCGGAGGCGCCGGGGCTGGATCAGCACCCCTGGCCCGCCGAGCCGCACCGCGACGACTTCGACTCCCTGGTGCCGGCACCCTGCTGGGTGACGCTGAGACGCCGCGATCCGGCCGACGTACGCCTCGACGAGCGGCCGGGCCACCTGGTGCTGCACGCCCGGGCGGATGCCATGGACAAGCCCGGCGCGTCGTTCGTGGGGCGGCGCCAGCGCGACCCCGACTGCGAGGCGCGGACGCGGGTCGACATCGGCGAAGGAGGCCGGGGAGGCCTCGCCGTGCGGCTCGACGAGGCCCATCACTACCAGGTGGAGGCGGAGGACGGCGTGGTCCGTGCGGTCGCCCGCATCGGCCCGCTGCGCGGGACGGTCGCCGAACGGGCCGTGCCCGTCGGGCCCCTGACGCTGCGCGTCGACGTGACCACCACGGGAGTCCTGCCGCCCACCGTCACGGTCCGACCGGAGGACTCCGATGCCGACGCAGGCCTCCGCGTCGGAGGCCCCGACACCCTCCGCCTTGGATACGAGACCGACGACGGGACCTTCGAGATCCTCGCCGAACTCGACGGCCGCTACCTCACCACCGAGGTCGCGGGCGGATTCACCGGCCGGGTCATCGGCATGTACGCGACCCGGGGCACCCTCGCCTTCGACTGGTTCGAGCTGCGGCCGGCCTGA
- a CDS encoding pirin family protein, with the protein MDGRGTAPRPGVEVLTARDVPLGGPRAMTVRRTLPQRARTLIGAWCFIDHYGPDDVAVTGGMDVAPHPHIGLQTVSWLFSGEIEHRDSLGSHAFVRPGELNLMTGGRGISHTEVSTPTTTVLHGVQLWVALPEEHRNTGRDFRHHVPDPVRRDGAEIRVFLGSLAGDTSPVPAFTPLLGAEIVLEPNATVVLDTDTAFEHGLLVDQGSIRLDGTLLRAAELGYLGPGNGEVTLVNETDTPARAVLVGGTPFDEKIVMWWNFVGRSHDDIVEARAEWEAGSDRFGHVDGYPGARIPAPALPNATIAPRGNPTHPKESTR; encoded by the coding sequence ATGGACGGCCGGGGCACAGCGCCCCGCCCGGGCGTGGAGGTGCTGACGGCGCGGGACGTGCCGCTGGGCGGTCCGAGGGCGATGACGGTACGGCGCACGCTGCCGCAGAGGGCCCGCACGCTCATCGGGGCCTGGTGCTTCATCGACCACTACGGCCCCGACGACGTCGCCGTGACGGGCGGGATGGATGTGGCCCCGCACCCGCACATCGGTCTGCAGACCGTCAGCTGGCTGTTCAGCGGCGAGATCGAGCACCGCGACAGCCTGGGCAGCCACGCCTTCGTACGCCCCGGGGAGCTGAACCTGATGACCGGTGGCCGGGGAATCAGCCACACGGAGGTCTCCACCCCCACCACCACGGTCCTGCACGGTGTCCAGCTGTGGGTGGCGCTTCCCGAGGAGCACCGGAACACCGGGCGCGACTTCCGGCACCATGTGCCGGACCCGGTCCGCCGGGACGGCGCCGAGATCAGGGTGTTCCTCGGCTCCCTCGCCGGAGACACCTCCCCGGTCCCGGCCTTCACCCCCTTGCTCGGCGCCGAGATCGTCCTCGAACCGAACGCGACGGTGGTCCTGGACACGGACACGGCCTTCGAGCACGGCCTTCTCGTCGACCAGGGGAGCATCCGTCTGGACGGAACGCTGCTGCGAGCGGCCGAGCTGGGCTACCTCGGCCCGGGGAACGGCGAAGTCACCCTGGTCAACGAGACGGACACCCCCGCCCGGGCGGTGCTCGTGGGCGGAACGCCGTTCGACGAGAAGATCGTCATGTGGTGGAATTTCGTGGGCCGCAGTCATGACGACATCGTCGAGGCGCGCGCGGAGTGGGAGGCCGGCTCCGACCGTTTCGGCCACGTCGACGGCTACCCCGGCGCCCGCATCCCCGCCCCGGCTCTTCCCAACGCCACCATCGCACCGCGTGGCAACCCGACACACCCGAAAGAGAGCACCCGATGA